The Thiogranum longum genome includes a region encoding these proteins:
- a CDS encoding TonB-dependent receptor domain-containing protein gives MSGIEQSVSTPLSCAASALMLFALFPSSQPVAAETVNGDTVVVTATRTAQTANEALASVQVIHRAEIERAQANDVAELLRFLAGVDIGRSGGPGQQTSVFIRGAESNHTLLLIDGVKVNDATVGSAAWQNIDPAMIERIEVVRGPRSSLYGSEAIGGVIQIFTRKPTAGVSQSGSFGVGTNNTVRGDARVAGTGDKFRASAGLSFQGTDGYQTLISATGDRGYSNMSLDFDFGADLGAVDMAFSTWASKGKTEYYDFFAAPLDQDYSNRVTAVTLSANPADIWSSTLRLSYTADRLEQNQSSDLSATARWAADWQNDVQIGEAQLLTVGAYLANENVDSASFGTVVKEDKNIRAVFGQDQIVLGNTSLLLAARYTDDEIFGNETTWNTTLGYRFTDSTSVYASVGTGFKAPSFFDLFGFGGNAGLDPEKSTNYEMGVKHHIDTGQQISVTAFQNEIDDLISFVDPDGFLGPVPGQNVNVDEARIRGVEVEYRYAMGDWSGHVSATYQDPEDRNTGEQLARRAKKSFSATLDYRLGPWQIGGQFLTTGEREDSAFSNTVLGGYSVLDLNVSKLINRNLTVRGRLENAFDKDYQTAGGFKTQGRAVYLNVVFSSEGI, from the coding sequence ATGTCCGGTATCGAGCAATCCGTTTCAACCCCGTTATCCTGCGCTGCATCTGCACTGATGCTGTTCGCGCTATTTCCTTCGTCACAACCAGTAGCGGCCGAAACTGTCAACGGCGATACCGTGGTGGTGACTGCAACCCGAACAGCGCAAACGGCCAATGAAGCCCTGGCTTCGGTACAGGTCATCCACCGCGCTGAAATCGAGCGCGCACAGGCCAATGATGTGGCCGAGTTATTGCGTTTTCTTGCCGGTGTCGATATCGGCCGCAGCGGTGGTCCGGGCCAGCAGACATCGGTCTTTATTCGTGGTGCCGAGAGTAACCACACGCTGTTGCTGATTGATGGCGTGAAGGTGAACGATGCCACGGTTGGCAGTGCGGCCTGGCAGAATATCGACCCGGCAATGATCGAACGTATCGAAGTTGTCCGTGGACCGCGTTCCAGCCTGTATGGATCCGAGGCAATCGGTGGTGTGATACAGATATTTACCCGCAAGCCAACCGCAGGTGTCAGCCAGAGTGGAAGTTTTGGTGTCGGCACCAACAACACTGTGCGTGGGGATGCGCGGGTAGCGGGGACAGGAGATAAATTCCGCGCCAGTGCCGGCTTGTCCTTTCAGGGAACCGACGGTTACCAGACGCTTATCAGTGCAACGGGTGACCGGGGTTATAGCAACATGTCGCTGGATTTTGATTTCGGTGCGGATCTCGGCGCAGTCGATATGGCGTTCAGTACCTGGGCCAGCAAGGGAAAAACCGAGTATTACGATTTTTTTGCGGCACCCCTCGACCAGGACTACAGCAACCGCGTCACTGCAGTGACCTTGTCCGCCAACCCGGCTGACATCTGGAGCAGTACGCTCAGGCTGAGTTACACCGCAGACCGTCTCGAGCAGAATCAGTCCAGCGACCTTTCGGCAACTGCACGCTGGGCGGCAGACTGGCAGAACGATGTGCAAATCGGGGAGGCGCAGTTGCTGACAGTTGGTGCTTATCTGGCCAATGAAAATGTCGACTCGGCGAGTTTTGGTACGGTGGTGAAAGAAGACAAGAATATCAGGGCGGTGTTCGGGCAGGATCAGATAGTCCTGGGTAATACCAGTCTGCTGCTGGCGGCACGCTACACCGATGATGAAATATTCGGTAACGAGACCACGTGGAATACTACGCTGGGCTACCGCTTCACTGACAGTACCAGCGTTTATGCAAGTGTCGGTACGGGGTTCAAGGCGCCGAGTTTCTTTGACCTGTTCGGTTTCGGCGGAAATGCAGGACTTGATCCCGAGAAATCCACGAACTATGAAATGGGCGTTAAACACCATATCGATACCGGCCAGCAGATATCTGTTACGGCTTTCCAGAATGAAATCGATGACCTGATCAGCTTTGTCGATCCCGACGGTTTTCTCGGCCCCGTTCCGGGTCAGAACGTCAATGTCGATGAGGCGCGTATTCGTGGTGTTGAGGTCGAGTATCGTTATGCAATGGGTGACTGGTCAGGCCATGTTTCTGCGACATACCAGGATCCGGAAGATCGCAATACCGGAGAGCAGCTGGCGCGGCGTGCCAAAAAGAGTTTTTCTGCCACGCTGGATTACCGTCTGGGTCCGTGGCAGATCGGCGGCCAGTTTCTGACCACGGGTGAGCGCGAGGATTCTGCATTTTCCAACACAGTGCTGGGCGGTTACAGTGTGCTGGACCTGAATGTCAGCAAATTGATCAACAGGAACCTGACCGTTCGCGGGCGTCTGGAAAATGCCTTCGACAAGGACTATCAGACCGCCGGTGGTTTTAAAACCCAGGGCCGGGCGGTATACCTGAATGTGGTGTTTTCCAGCGAAGGCATCTGA
- a CDS encoding arginine N-succinyltransferase produces MNEAPTTPEDKKGRFDWLHVSLLVLLTILVTVIATVWVVKVYLFPSEFKPVTLSQKEEQVLERKLDWLGGFSSSRKNTTDIPPESALPPLKPEAYSEEGTKREVHFSEKEINALLAKNTDLAHKLAIDLSDDLVSAKLLIPVDPDFPVLGGKIIRARAGVEMAYQNRRPVVVLKGISIMGVPLPNAWMGGIKNVDLINEFGEDKGFWKAFADGIDYIDVEDGKLTVKLKE; encoded by the coding sequence ATGAATGAAGCACCCACAACCCCGGAAGATAAAAAAGGCCGGTTCGACTGGCTACACGTATCATTGCTTGTGCTCCTGACCATACTGGTCACCGTGATAGCCACCGTCTGGGTGGTCAAGGTTTACCTGTTCCCGTCCGAGTTCAAACCCGTCACACTTTCTCAAAAGGAAGAACAGGTCCTGGAACGCAAACTGGACTGGCTGGGAGGGTTTTCATCCAGCCGCAAAAATACCACTGACATACCGCCAGAGTCCGCATTACCGCCATTGAAGCCGGAAGCCTACAGCGAAGAAGGCACAAAGCGGGAAGTCCATTTCAGTGAAAAAGAAATCAATGCCCTGCTGGCGAAAAATACCGACCTCGCGCACAAGCTGGCCATCGATCTGTCGGACGACCTGGTCAGTGCAAAACTGCTCATCCCCGTTGACCCGGATTTCCCGGTACTGGGCGGCAAAATTATACGCGCCCGCGCCGGTGTTGAAATGGCCTATCAGAACCGGCGTCCAGTCGTGGTACTTAAAGGCATCAGTATCATGGGGGTTCCGCTCCCCAATGCATGGATGGGCGGCATCAAGAATGTTGACCTGATCAATGAATTCGGTGAAGACAAGGGGTTCTGGAAAGCTTTCGCCGATGGCATCGACTACATAGATGTCGAAGACGGCAAACTGACCGTAAAGCTCAAGGAATAG
- the rplU gene encoding 50S ribosomal protein L21, with amino-acid sequence MYAVIMTGGKQYRVSQGDKLRVEKLDVAEGDSVELDKVLMVVDGDDIKIGAPVLESGKVTAEVKAHGRGAKVEIIKFKRRKHHMKRQGHRQAYTELEITGISA; translated from the coding sequence ATGTATGCGGTAATTATGACTGGCGGTAAACAATACCGTGTAAGCCAGGGCGACAAGCTCCGTGTGGAGAAACTTGACGTTGCTGAAGGCGATTCTGTAGAGCTGGACAAGGTGTTGATGGTTGTCGATGGTGACGATATCAAGATCGGTGCACCGGTTCTGGAGAGTGGCAAGGTCACGGCCGAGGTAAAGGCCCATGGCCGCGGCGCCAAGGTGGAAATCATCAAGTTCAAGCGTCGCAAGCACCATATGAAACGACAGGGCCATCGTCAGGCCTATACTGAACTGGAAATTACAGGCATCTCTGCCTGA
- a CDS encoding ArsR/SmtB family transcription factor, with protein sequence MSINAYKKKEINSLSKVLKILGEPNRLRIVTSLGLECRPVTDIVKVTGLSQTNVSFHLRILREAGLVRPERNGPFVYYCLPDNQLREVIDQFRDWVNK encoded by the coding sequence ATGAGTATTAACGCATACAAGAAGAAAGAGATCAACAGCCTCAGTAAGGTCCTGAAAATACTTGGAGAACCTAATCGACTGCGGATCGTGACGAGCCTTGGTCTGGAATGTCGACCTGTTACCGACATCGTGAAAGTTACCGGCCTGAGCCAGACTAACGTTTCGTTTCATCTCCGTATCCTGCGGGAGGCCGGTCTGGTTAGACCGGAGCGAAACGGGCCATTTGTCTACTACTGCCTTCCAGACAATCAACTCAGAGAAGTGATCGATCAATTTCGTGATTGGGTGAACAAGTAA
- a CDS encoding class I SAM-dependent methyltransferase, which yields MNKDKFFPATIMPDKDWWHALWPNPEMVIRDVGIAAGMRTVDLCCGDGYFTRPMCELSSQVYGLDLDADLLGQTETACCTYSNFQSILGDARDLPQLIDGLVDFVFMANTFHGVPEQDRLSRAINETLNEAGRFAVINWYRRPREETTVLDQPRGPDKELRMQPEDVQQIVEPAGFMLEKIIDVGPYHYGAVFIKSGKSQG from the coding sequence ATGAACAAAGACAAGTTTTTTCCGGCAACAATTATGCCCGATAAAGACTGGTGGCATGCGTTATGGCCAAATCCGGAGATGGTAATACGTGATGTCGGTATCGCAGCAGGTATGCGTACAGTGGATCTGTGCTGTGGAGACGGATATTTCACGCGGCCCATGTGTGAGCTATCAAGCCAGGTTTATGGTCTGGATCTGGATGCAGATTTATTGGGTCAGACAGAAACTGCATGTTGTACGTACAGTAACTTTCAATCGATCCTCGGTGATGCGCGCGACCTGCCGCAGTTGATCGATGGTTTGGTCGATTTTGTGTTTATGGCTAACACGTTTCATGGCGTACCCGAGCAAGACAGGCTCTCCAGGGCAATTAACGAAACGCTGAATGAGGCGGGTCGTTTCGCGGTGATAAACTGGTACCGACGACCACGTGAGGAAACCACGGTACTTGATCAGCCCAGAGGCCCGGATAAGGAACTGCGTATGCAGCCAGAAGACGTTCAGCAGATTGTAGAACCTGCGGGGTTCATGCTTGAGAAAATTATTGATGTCGGCCCCTACCATTACGGTGCCGTATTCATTAAATCCGGCAAAAGTCAGGGGTAG
- the ispB gene encoding octaprenyl diphosphate synthase has product MDIEDIRVLVRDDISAVNALILKRLQSDIALINELGRYIINSGGKRLRPLLVLLSARACGYQGQHHTELAAVIEFIHTATLLHDDVVDASDLRRGNETANAIWGNEAAVLVGDFLYSRAFEMMVGVDSMKVMGILSTTTNIIAEGEVLQLLNCHDPDTSEDRYREVIRYKTAKLFEASSRLGAVLGNRSAAIEQAMARYGMHLGTAFQLIDDALDYGASNQDIGKNVGDDLAEGKPTLPLIHAMKHGTPEQSKVIRKAIENGGLEHIDTVMDAIESTQAIAYTAQSAQHEADLAIEALAEIPASPYKEALYGLAEFSVNRSY; this is encoded by the coding sequence ATGGATATCGAAGATATCCGCGTGCTGGTGCGTGACGACATCAGTGCAGTGAATGCACTGATCCTGAAGCGGCTGCAATCGGATATCGCCCTGATCAATGAACTGGGGCGCTATATTATCAATAGTGGTGGCAAGCGTCTGCGTCCGTTGCTGGTACTTTTGTCCGCCCGCGCCTGTGGCTACCAGGGCCAGCACCATACCGAACTGGCAGCGGTGATCGAGTTTATTCATACCGCCACGCTACTGCACGATGATGTCGTAGATGCCTCCGATTTACGCCGTGGCAATGAAACCGCAAATGCAATCTGGGGTAACGAAGCCGCCGTGCTGGTCGGTGATTTCCTCTACTCGCGTGCTTTCGAAATGATGGTCGGCGTGGACAGCATGAAGGTGATGGGGATTCTTTCCACCACGACAAACATTATTGCGGAGGGAGAGGTATTACAACTTCTCAATTGCCACGACCCGGACACCAGTGAGGACCGCTATCGCGAGGTGATCCGTTACAAGACCGCCAAACTGTTCGAGGCTTCGTCACGACTCGGCGCTGTACTGGGCAATCGGTCCGCTGCTATCGAACAGGCCATGGCACGCTACGGCATGCACCTGGGCACCGCTTTTCAACTCATCGACGACGCCCTCGATTACGGCGCATCCAACCAGGATATCGGCAAAAATGTCGGCGACGACCTGGCCGAAGGCAAGCCAACCCTGCCACTTATTCACGCCATGAAACACGGCACACCGGAGCAGTCGAAGGTCATTCGCAAGGCTATCGAAAATGGTGGTCTGGAGCACATCGACACGGTCATGGACGCCATTGAATCGACACAGGCCATCGCGTACACTGCGCAGTCCGCGCAACACGAGGCGGACCTGGCCATCGAGGCACTGGCGGAAATCCCGGCCAGCCCCTACAAAGAGGCCTTGTACGGACTCGCCGAATTTTCGGTGAACCGGAGTTACTAA
- a CDS encoding methyltransferase domain-containing protein: MSSCDETKMQTELIALYTKLAEKPDSDFGWSKGKANARQLGYSDAWLDQLPDVVWESSAAVGNPFKLGEIGPGQTVVDIGCGAGADACVAALLVGDMGKVIGVDCTPAMIDKSRDNARHAALDNIEFHEADIANLAIADNSVDVVISNGAINLSENKDKVFQELYRILKPGGRLQIADMVRESEDCCSAVSDAESWADCIQGTLPADKLLEIITNAGFIDAELVELTGYRTSASTNGALFRALHP, translated from the coding sequence ATGAGTTCCTGTGACGAAACAAAGATGCAGACGGAACTGATCGCTCTCTATACAAAGCTGGCAGAAAAGCCGGATTCTGACTTTGGTTGGAGCAAAGGCAAAGCCAATGCGCGTCAGTTAGGTTATTCAGACGCATGGCTGGATCAGCTGCCCGATGTGGTGTGGGAATCATCAGCCGCTGTTGGTAATCCGTTCAAGCTGGGTGAAATTGGCCCAGGACAGACTGTGGTTGATATTGGCTGTGGGGCAGGTGCAGATGCCTGTGTGGCCGCTTTACTTGTGGGGGACATGGGCAAGGTTATCGGTGTTGACTGCACTCCGGCAATGATAGACAAGTCACGAGATAACGCCCGGCACGCTGCACTGGATAACATTGAGTTCCATGAGGCCGATATCGCCAATCTGGCCATTGCAGATAACTCCGTTGATGTTGTTATCTCTAACGGGGCTATTAACCTTTCTGAGAATAAAGACAAGGTATTCCAGGAGCTGTATCGTATCCTGAAACCCGGCGGTCGTTTGCAGATTGCTGATATGGTACGTGAATCAGAAGACTGTTGCAGCGCTGTCTCTGATGCAGAATCATGGGCCGACTGCATTCAGGGAACATTACCGGCCGACAAATTATTGGAAATTATTACCAACGCTGGTTTCATTGATGCAGAACTTGTAGAACTGACAGGTTACAGAACATCTGCAAGTACTAATGGTGCGCTTTTTCGAGCGTTACATCCTTGA
- a CDS encoding TIGR00645 family protein produces the protein MERMFESLLYASRWVLAPVYIGLSVALFLLGAKFFQEVIHALPLVFSMSESDLVLLVLSLVDMALVGGLLIMVMFSGYENFISQIDVDDTTEKLSWLGKLDAGSLKQKVAASIVAISSIHLLKAFMNATHISNDKLMWFVIIHLTFVVSALGMAYVDRMNKH, from the coding sequence GTGGAACGGATGTTTGAAAGCCTGCTTTACGCCAGCCGCTGGGTACTTGCGCCGGTCTATATCGGCCTAAGTGTTGCACTGTTCCTGCTCGGTGCGAAGTTTTTCCAGGAGGTGATACACGCGTTGCCACTGGTTTTCAGTATGTCCGAGTCCGACCTGGTATTGCTGGTGCTGTCCCTTGTCGATATGGCGCTGGTCGGCGGTTTGCTGATCATGGTGATGTTCAGTGGCTACGAGAACTTCATTTCACAGATCGACGTTGATGATACTACCGAAAAGCTTTCCTGGCTCGGCAAGCTGGATGCCGGATCGCTCAAACAGAAAGTGGCGGCGTCCATTGTCGCCATCTCTTCGATTCACCTGCTCAAGGCCTTCATGAACGCCACCCATATCAGCAATGACAAGCTGATGTGGTTCGTGATTATTCATCTTACCTTTGTCGTGTCGGCGTTGGGCATGGCCTACGTCGACAGAATGAACAAGCACTGA
- a CDS encoding methyltransferase family protein: protein MTPETQLVILAASWMIYGALHSLLAADRIKQLVSNAFPAGHRAYRLIYNLLAGILLLIPLWLMARYPGDPLWHWPGPLRWFMDGAAIAAIAGFAFSLRMYDNAEFLGLGQLSCPAGEIRKIPPMSISTPHRFVRHPWYFYGLVILWTREMNAALLISAIVITLYLVIGSRLEERKLVRCYGEAYRAYQRQVPALIPLPWRFLTRSQADAILKLANQ, encoded by the coding sequence ATGACACCCGAAACACAGCTGGTTATCCTCGCAGCAAGCTGGATGATATATGGTGCCCTACATTCTTTACTGGCAGCTGATCGCATCAAACAACTGGTAAGCAATGCTTTCCCTGCCGGACACAGGGCTTACCGGCTGATCTATAACCTGCTCGCCGGTATTCTGCTGCTTATACCCCTGTGGCTCATGGCCCGCTATCCGGGCGACCCGCTCTGGCATTGGCCCGGGCCGCTACGCTGGTTCATGGATGGCGCGGCAATTGCCGCTATTGCCGGCTTCGCCTTCAGCTTGCGAATGTATGACAACGCGGAGTTTCTGGGGCTGGGTCAGCTCTCATGCCCGGCCGGTGAAATCAGGAAGATTCCTCCAATGAGCATTTCAACACCTCACCGGTTCGTCAGGCACCCCTGGTATTTTTACGGACTGGTTATTCTGTGGACACGTGAAATGAACGCAGCATTACTGATCAGTGCCATTGTAATTACCTTGTACCTGGTAATCGGATCTCGCCTCGAAGAGCGCAAACTGGTGCGTTGTTACGGGGAAGCCTACCGGGCCTATCAGCGGCAGGTGCCCGCGTTAATACCT
- a CDS encoding ammonium transporter, giving the protein MEDYQAGSDVLFILLGAIMVLAMHAGFAFLEVGTVRSKNQVNALVKIIADFAMSTIAYFFIGYSVAYGVDFFSGANVLAEKHGYELVKFFFLLTFAAAIPAIISGGIAERARFNPQLLATFILVAAVYPFFEGIVWNGNYGVQDWIEASFGYAFHDFAGSVVVHAMGGWIALMAVLLLGARHGRYNKEGQMTAHPPSSIPFLALGAWILSVGWFGFNVMSAQTIDAVSGLVAGNSLMAMVGGILAALFAGKNDPGFVHNGPLAGLVAVCAGSDVMHPLGALATGLVAGAMFVWLFTLTQNRWKIDDVLGVWPLHGLCGAWGGIACGIFGSTALGGLGGVSFSAQLVGTALGISVALIGGLVVYGGIKVVMGLRLDQEQEYQGADLSIHHVSATPEYDR; this is encoded by the coding sequence ATGGAAGATTATCAAGCGGGCAGCGATGTGCTGTTCATTCTACTTGGCGCAATCATGGTGTTGGCAATGCATGCCGGCTTTGCCTTTCTGGAAGTCGGCACCGTACGCAGCAAAAACCAGGTCAACGCGCTGGTCAAGATTATTGCTGATTTCGCCATGTCCACTATCGCCTATTTCTTCATCGGCTACAGTGTGGCCTACGGTGTGGACTTCTTTTCCGGCGCCAACGTGCTGGCCGAGAAACACGGTTACGAGTTGGTCAAGTTCTTCTTCCTGCTTACGTTTGCGGCCGCCATTCCCGCGATTATCTCCGGTGGCATTGCAGAGCGTGCGCGCTTCAACCCGCAACTGCTGGCCACTTTTATACTGGTTGCAGCGGTCTACCCGTTTTTTGAAGGTATCGTCTGGAATGGTAACTACGGTGTCCAGGACTGGATCGAGGCCAGTTTTGGCTACGCATTCCACGATTTTGCCGGATCGGTGGTGGTTCATGCCATGGGCGGGTGGATTGCGCTGATGGCGGTTCTGCTGCTGGGCGCCCGGCACGGGCGATACAACAAGGAGGGGCAGATGACGGCACACCCGCCATCCAGCATCCCCTTCCTCGCACTCGGTGCCTGGATACTGTCCGTCGGCTGGTTCGGGTTTAATGTGATGTCCGCTCAGACCATCGATGCTGTCAGTGGGCTGGTGGCCGGAAATTCGTTGATGGCAATGGTCGGTGGCATTCTCGCCGCGTTGTTTGCCGGCAAGAATGACCCGGGTTTTGTACACAATGGCCCGTTGGCCGGCCTGGTTGCCGTATGCGCCGGCTCAGATGTCATGCACCCGCTCGGCGCACTGGCGACCGGTCTGGTTGCCGGTGCCATGTTCGTGTGGCTGTTCACGCTGACCCAGAATCGCTGGAAGATCGATGATGTACTGGGCGTCTGGCCCTTGCACGGCCTGTGTGGGGCCTGGGGCGGTATTGCCTGTGGCATATTCGGCAGCACGGCGCTGGGTGGGCTGGGTGGTGTGAGTTTTTCCGCACAGCTGGTCGGCACCGCGCTGGGCATTTCGGTTGCGCTGATTGGTGGACTTGTTGTTTACGGTGGCATCAAGGTTGTGATGGGGCTGCGTCTGGACCAGGAACAGGAATACCAGGGTGCAGATCTCAGTATTCACCACGTTTCCGCAACGCCGGAATACGACCGCTAG
- the mazG gene encoding nucleoside triphosphate pyrophosphohydrolase, which translates to MSQKKTVDAGDIAALLDIMARLRNPEGGCPWDLEQDFSSIAPYTLEEAYEVADAIERNVPGDIRDELGDLLFQVVFHAQMAKEKGWFEFADVVEAINDKMLRRHPHVFGDEQVADARAQTEAWEQHKAKERGSAGEDGSALANVTVALPALVRAQKIQRRAARTGFDWDEIDDVLAKLEEEVAELRAAIGGQESLRRQHEELGDILFSCVNLARFLDADAEQVLRHANNKFAQRFREVEALAATAGRQLSDCTLDELEDFWQQAKHILGKSGRTGS; encoded by the coding sequence ATGAGTCAGAAAAAAACGGTTGATGCAGGCGACATTGCTGCACTGCTCGATATCATGGCGCGGCTACGTAATCCTGAAGGCGGGTGTCCGTGGGACCTTGAGCAGGATTTTTCCAGCATTGCACCCTATACCCTGGAAGAAGCCTACGAAGTAGCAGATGCCATCGAGCGAAATGTCCCCGGCGATATTCGTGATGAACTCGGTGATCTGCTGTTCCAGGTGGTATTCCATGCGCAGATGGCAAAAGAAAAGGGCTGGTTCGAATTTGCCGATGTCGTTGAGGCGATCAATGACAAAATGTTGCGCCGCCACCCGCATGTCTTCGGTGATGAACAGGTTGCCGATGCCCGGGCCCAGACTGAAGCCTGGGAGCAGCACAAGGCAAAAGAGCGAGGCTCAGCCGGTGAAGATGGCAGTGCACTGGCTAACGTAACAGTGGCGTTACCGGCGCTGGTCCGGGCACAAAAAATTCAGCGCCGTGCTGCGCGCACGGGTTTCGACTGGGATGAAATCGATGACGTGCTGGCCAAGCTGGAAGAAGAAGTCGCCGAATTGCGTGCGGCGATTGGCGGGCAGGAAAGCCTGCGGCGTCAGCACGAAGAACTGGGTGACATTTTATTCAGCTGCGTGAATCTGGCGCGTTTTCTGGATGCCGATGCCGAACAGGTGTTGCGCCATGCGAATAACAAGTTTGCACAGCGCTTTCGGGAGGTGGAGGCACTGGCCGCCACAGCCGGGCGTCAGTTAAGTGACTGTACACTCGACGAGCTTGAGGATTTCTGGCAGCAGGCCAAGCATATCCTGGGGAAATCGGGCCGGACAGGTTCATGA
- the pgl gene encoding 6-phosphogluconolactonase: MTGSLRWRCFPDADTVAAQARLRIQDAAQQAIAARGRFVIVLAGGTTPEQVYRGLKDFDTDWSRWFVWFGDERCLPVDHPERNSVMAQQAWLAHVPIPAEQVFPMPAELGPQRAADSYEKLITTERPFDLVLLGIGEDGHTASLFPGHAVPDDRLVIPVFDAPKPPPERVSLTFRALCDTYAICVLVTGAAKRDAVRRWKQGADIPVSRLACPAGVDVLLDEAACQGAG; the protein is encoded by the coding sequence ATGACGGGTTCCCTGCGCTGGCGGTGTTTTCCCGATGCCGATACGGTTGCCGCACAGGCGCGCCTGCGGATACAGGATGCTGCACAACAGGCCATCGCTGCACGCGGCCGGTTTGTCATCGTACTGGCTGGCGGCACGACCCCTGAGCAGGTGTACCGCGGACTGAAAGACTTCGACACCGACTGGTCGCGCTGGTTTGTCTGGTTCGGCGACGAACGCTGCCTGCCGGTCGATCACCCGGAACGTAACAGCGTTATGGCGCAACAGGCCTGGCTGGCGCATGTGCCGATTCCTGCGGAGCAGGTTTTCCCCATGCCCGCCGAGCTGGGCCCGCAACGTGCGGCTGATAGCTACGAGAAACTGATCACAACCGAACGGCCCTTCGACCTGGTATTGCTGGGGATCGGTGAGGACGGTCACACCGCCAGTCTGTTTCCCGGCCATGCGGTTCCGGATGACCGCCTGGTCATACCTGTTTTTGATGCTCCCAAACCACCACCTGAACGGGTCAGCCTGACGTTTCGCGCCCTGTGTGATACATATGCGATCTGCGTGCTGGTCACGGGAGCGGCCAAGCGCGACGCCGTTCGCCGCTGGAAGCAGGGAGCGGATATACCCGTGTCACGGCTGGCATGCCCGGCAGGTGTCGATGTTCTGCTGGATGAAGCAGCGTGCCAGGGCGCCGGGTAG